In Oryza sativa Japonica Group chromosome 8, ASM3414082v1, the sequence ggtggggtatggtgggtacgcctgattggcgccgaaagatacatgcatgatcggcaccgaaagttacattggtcgtatgcgccaAATGGTGGGCAAATAATCATATcacacgcgaataaaggaggctgcatcggtgcggcagaaagtagtcgtgcatgcgccgaaaggtatcgtgcctTTGCCGAAAGttatcgtgcacatataacaacaacgtagtcattacacaagcatacaatactggaaagtgaagcaagtaaacaaaaagaagactgctctactggccctgccccgcgccgcgaccacgcttggtcctccgggcctgtgctcgcacgtggtcctgggagtaggtgaaacgatccggtggcacaacacgggtagcacgagtgtcccgcggaggagtggcctgcgcctggtcctgcgtctgcaccggcggtgtgcctcccagctgtgaggggccgatgacgtcctctgtcgagcctgaagcgaagtcgaagtcaTTGATGTCGAAGAGCACGGTGGAAGACAGGAAGgggtccgacgaggtcccagcatggtccagtggtggaccctgactcgacatgccggctgcctgtgacgCTGACCAtgcagcctgggagaagtgggcggcctgcgttatagcgaactgggcgaaacctacacatcgacaacgggacccttgtaagctaagacataaaatgtatgtaaattgattgtggaagtaatgttgtttttttaagtacctgtggggggcacaacagaaggcctagccgaggaaggcggggtgctgaacggtgcacgaaaccctgaagcaatcggcaagtgaaacggctcacttatatgtgcgaggcatgtacagaagtagtaataaaaatacttacctccgtgcggagggggagtcggcctaggaacgtgcgcagctggacggggaccagtcggtacgggtggccgctgtacagctgcgtctgcccgagcaacgtcgtctgcacgacaggtgagcactcggagaatcgagcgcatcgactccaccatccgcgtgtacgtcgtcaggtgctcctctacgggtaccggaatccccgcgtctaaacgttggatcgtcgttgaaccgtcaacgacgacccggttgatgtcgtcgacctgcatggttaatttgttcaTAAATATTCATAAAATTTGACGATaagaaagacatgaaaacataaaggaatggtgcgatgcagggtactcacaacacgagcgaagtcctggtcgcggtgcctggcgtagaggtctttagtgctcgcaacgtggggctgctgctccaagggagcgaaggtgaccctagtacgggtgcgtggctggtaccagcgtaggtaggcctggtacgactcctcagtgtgtggctctccctcgtggtccacgacctcctcggttgcgagcaaccagtcctcaacaaaagtcgccaacttggcgggccagtcgCCAACTGAAtgctgacccttgcgcgagtacctgcgaattaatgtgtaatattagtgtgaaacgacagatgttacaaattattgtgaacagacatattttaatgcaacaacggaaagcgtagtgcaagatcttaccggtgaacagcagctgggacggtggtcggaaacggtactggaaagggctgacggaagccgaactgccacatcacgcggaaaggggcgtgaggctcaacgcagatgtcgaagaccatcggaaccgtagtcatccagtacgcctggtccctggtgcagagtgtggacagacccaacggcgcacgagcctgggtagccgcggcactgtagggctcccacacgacgtcagtcgtcagaaggcggtcgaactccataacaaactcaggatacgaccgcctaacctggacgtgagcccatcggcgctgcaatacgagacgatcgatgtgatgtacaatgaacttagcaattaacttaacaatacgataagatcgatgcaacgtacctgacgacggcaccacagagtacccatcgtagggtagtcgacctctggtcgctcctcgtacagtgactcctcgtacgcgtgctggtcgacctcagggcggccgatcgcaatcctctcagctgcccagttagaaagaaagagagggcacccaccaaaggtcgcgctgggatccgtcttcgtgcaagactcacaaagtgcacggtacagagccgccaacaacgcggaaccccagctccactgaggcacctcgcctaccgcggcgtcggcgatgctccaggcgtagtgcacgagtcccttgtcgaccgcgtgcccgtgaccgccacagaacatcacccagccaaaaagccagagcaagtacgcctccaaacatCGGCTGTACGAGTACTCGTCGGCGTCCGCCTGTAGCTGCTCAACCTGCAAGCAGtcgataaaatgttaggcaccttaactgcggactaaatatgtaatacgattgtcatttcggtacaaaaacactcacggtgaactgaagcagccacctcttcgtaggtccggtgttgcggtggtgtgccaacggctcgagcgggaggtgcggtgcgcgctgtactagtgcgaaacgtgccgtcagatcgtcctgccagtccacagccgtggtcactggcccaacagcgtctcccgcgagcggtagccccaacaagtacgatacgtcctgtagggtaggggctacctcaccttacggcaagtgaaaagtgtgcgtctctggcctccatcgATCGACCAAAGCTACTACGAGCGACCTGTCCACAGTCCATCGTCTGGCCgggtccgcgtcgccggccgcagcctctaccagccgacacatcggtaggaggccggcctcacgtagcctgcaataacaaattaatatgtcattataaaaaatattacagtgcaactaacttatagtaaaacactgttcgtacctctcgacaaaggagtcgtgaaccgtgagtagctcaccgcacgtccgtgcccggaacgtcccaagctgagccccctgcaccgcagtaaggtgagaccggtgtcggtgatctatcgccgggtccaacaactgaggtgtaccctgacgtgccatctctgaaaaatatagcgtttcgtgttagaacaattcaaaaaatagtaatgtaaaacaaaagataacttgcaaaattatgaaatagtaataaaatcatacgcgttaattatgtacaacaagagtacaggctatttaaatatagcaaacgttactaatggtacataacgatgacgtgcaatttaacatatatgtagagttcaataatataacataacattacgtgtcgaagtccgacatacatcagcatacataaagacgttaggcgccttagtccgacgttacatcacgagacctaaagacatgacatgccgaagtctgacattacacgacgaaacataaatacatcgataagttcgaaacgaattacaagcaaatccacatgccgacatagaacataacaactacaccacgtagccagacgtggcacgacgacgcctaggacgtggtcgagtggaggtagtgccttcacccgtagggcgagctccatctgctgctgatcctgatagtcctgcctccgccgcacttggtttctccttgtctttaggacaatgcttgtaggtgtgcccatgttcatcgcatttgctgcaacgcttcaccctgccagcctccgactcgtccatatcgttgtggatgcgacgagtcctcctccttccagccttgcctcggagcttcgatgggtcaggaatattgagtacttcatcgttagtctctgtgaactccccagctattccgaacccataaatctcgccgctccatgtatgatatattgcttgcttactgaagtactgtgacacatatattgtatctggtatgccacactccgcagcggcagcaatgacatgggtgcatggcctgtggagcagcttcggctttgcacaagagcaatgacatgtgccgtcgtctttgagaacacactcctgcttcactctcttgcggtagatacccctgcctgccttatcttgacatagtatctcaaacctgtgctgttgggtaccttgcactagagctcgatgtttcatggcctttttacgcaactcctctagctttttctgcatgaaagctccaaacaaaatgctgttgttcggcatagagggaagaactgcctggaactgatccctaaaatacctgcatgtcccatgtaaaatgaactccactatgccaactagtggcagtccacggacaccgcgcatcacccagttgtaaacttctgccaaatttgttgtcattattccatatctagcaccacctgtgtcatacgccttggcccatttctcttttggttcatgcagaatccactgagaaaatttccgaatctccaatccagttcttctaaccaatgttggactatccgttgggagaggtccaagagcttgaggagggtcagcaacggcggtcgatggagccgctgcacgctgatcactgcatttggctgtcaactcatctaatatcttccaaagctcattgaattttttctcctggttctgattgcacagcctcttgaacatgttcatgagctccttgttcttgaattgcttgaagaaattagctcccatatgacgcatgcaccacctactctgtacatcttcccaaacaccggggtatcctcgttccatactcccaaactgcaactctcctatcgctcgcagaatgccagcgtgcctatcatgtatcaggcatacatttggcctcataccaacaacttttgttttaaccaatttcaggaaccagtaccagctgtcggtattctcactctcaacaaaagcaaatgccaagggcaatacctgattgttcccatctacccctattgctgttagtatctggccccgatactttcctatcaagaatgtcccatcaatgcagagaacaggacgacagttcacgaatgccatcttgcatgcatgtagagctaagaacgccctttgcagcacactcttgccaggatgttcaattgaggggaatttcttcacttcgtaagagctcccagggtttctttcctcgataacaccaagcaggcgtggcaaattgtcatacgaggcttcgtaagttccaaatctcatctctattattttctgtttggccctccaggccttggcatagctaatagtatacttgtatgtctcttcaatgtgtcggattattgaccttggttcatatgtgagattatcgatgacatgcgcatacatctcagatgcaacaaatgcacatgtaatgttcctgtggtatttctgaacaccaggtagaaaacatgtatgcttggtaacaactgacactgtccaataatccttccatttccccttatacgcgtgcactctccagggacaaccatctttttccttaacacaccgaacttcatattgcgaccggttcgacttggcaacccaaaactctctatgaagtgacactgcaaaatgttttaccgcctccttcatatcttctgctctactataaatcgctccctgaataacctcattttctttgtactcccatctcacactatcctctttagagacgatcagcccagaaaaatcctcactagcccattctgctggattaatatccgtctcatcatctgacaaatcaccttcctctacacgctcgttgtcagaatcctccctctccatttcatccacaatggcaccgacagtctccccctcgtcagccactccacctggttgaatgcccactggagctactacgcccccgtcctctcgtgcgttgacctcctccacagaagtctcgtttacttcagcacttggtccctcgccatcatccatgttcgtctgcacacctggatccttcgggtgaacaaacggaaccaaagctagaggccacccgcgttgcaatgcattttccaaataccatctccacactcgagagttttgaactggcattagttcccaataaaaaccctcagttgcccgacttactataacattgattgttatgttacttgtctgtggatcaactctcaagcccctcattaaccatccttttatagaaggtacactcctctcagccggtctctcaattcccctttctgatacaataaaatctgacagatctaccccagttggcccgtaacggacgtttcctggtccatggtaaacttggaatatttatttgttcgacatatctgtcaacgaaataactagatcatattactctttcatgaaataaacatctacaacgtaatatcttcttgtgtaagccaatgcaacggtaatgtattaattccaaactagcagatctacgtagttaccgatatctacaatacgcacttctagattagtacaactaaaaccctaaaaatataatgcatttattcaaacaaatttttaaagaatacacactatttaactcaatagtcacatataggatctatgaatattacctgaaatcggcgtctgaatccggcagggcttcgccccttcttctcttctcctctcctctcttttttttttcactggaattgaggagagaagaatgagggctgggggctgggcagcaggccttttataggcagcgaggcctgccgcccggccagagggcggcaaggggccgcctgcaaaatagccggccccgactggcttttttgcattcgggcccccaccagagggcggcaagggttttcctgcaaaaaaccctccctccgtcaccgcccgttcctcccccgtttgccacgtcagcttgccgccccagaggtgggcggcaggggctatttctgcaattttttggtcaatagattatttctgtaaatattaaaaaaaaaatctaaatccgAAAAAAATTCTTCAGTTGAATTTAATTTGTGTCGGCCCAACCCCACCACTGGCCCATCTGTGCTCTCGTCTGTCTCTGAAATGCATGGGTGGACGTACAGGTCAGGTCGTCCTTTTACTGACGTGGACAGTCCTTCCTTCCAAAATAAAACCATCTCGTATGAAATAAAATATCTTTATACTATAATAACTAAATCTAAATAGATGGGAGAAAGTATGATGAGTCTGGATTTGGTTTGTAGAAACTGTTCCTCGTTTGGCCCAGCTTGCAAGTGTACGGGAGGAATGGTAGTAATTTTCTTCATTTTCAGTGAACTCAAATGGGTACAATTTTGGTGGATTTGAGTACAGAAAACAAAGTACTTCTTTGACATATTTTCTTTGCTATGCTTGCTAAGCTGCAGCTAGCTCCTTTCTGGTTCAACTTGCAGCTTGGAAATTGATTTCTTCTCTACGATAATGTGTcctccaaaaaggaaaaaagaatattTGAATCAAGTTGCAGTAGATTTTTAAGTTAATTATTAGAAGAAGAGATGGGATACATTTCACATAATTCGATCCAAGGGGACCAAATTAAACAAACTGTGGCCATAAGCatatacttcttccgtttcacaatgtaagactttctagcatcgcttatatatatgtatatgtatatatatatatatgtatatatatatatatatatatatgtatatatatatatgtacatatatgtatatatatatatatatgtacatatatatatatatatatgtatatgtatatgtatatatatatatgtatatatatatgtatatacatatatatgtacatatatgtatatatatatactgacggagcgtggggctcctcaccgggagaccgcgcaggcccccctttgccggttcggccggggaccctgggtgagattctaagctcctagtctgtggaaagttcgcgggaatggaaaaagcacaagacacgggcgatgtatacaggttcgggccgctgagaagcgtaataccctactcctgtgctctggtggatctgtgtaggaagaagctacaaagagctggagaaccagagagctcttactctagaAATCCTCTTCTCCTTTCTACTCTCCCCATCCTCCCCTCTttttaagtgggcaaggtcctccttttatatctcaaggggataccacatgcaccacttctacctatcTCTCTTCTTGGTGGGGACTTacaatggctgctgtccgaatgaccttctgatgggatggcccatacctacctccactccgccggaagcaggtgcaacatGGGTACATGGTTGTCtgccgacgacatgaccagtgtcagaccggtcaaaaatcggtcattcttgtccaccacgtgtcagtctagcaatctgcatgttcgcccttcttcatacaatattttgcttgtaatggttaggatgaagcctggcatatatctgaccgggaccaacgtgccatctccaggaacTAACACGCCGGTTCCGGCTAgagacgagtgcttggaggctctcatcctgacgggatggggcgaggcgtgcgtcagaccgcctgtcgccacctaacccacgatctgatcggtctgtgaccagtcacagaccggataaacgagcgcgctgcactgcgttacatgcggcgtgacgcgctcgtctaaaccgcaataaatgcggttaggtgagccccgttgtgctcacctaacccatacacgcggcaccaaacccacaaggggtcggggcgcctcagccctcggggccgaaacgggagcggtccgacccctcggggagacaaagaggggggcggccatatcaccctcgggcccgacccccccgagggggtcaggccacgtgggtgattgctcctgcccaagcctcaagtcatgatactcccggtcccatgtcaccgacagtagcccccggcgttatgccagggcgatcgccctcctcgagagaagcggtcgggcgtgacgccacttacTTAGGCCTGGTGACAAGTGGGGCTGGTCTCTATAGTTGGGgagaaacccaacggtcgcaaatcacacacatcggcaatggtaactcggctatcaataatgagcggtctcttcaagactgccacattactcgagtagcacgcgaatcgggacgagccggttcgttttgcctggagatatggtgatagcgcttcggttggcgagcgtaattaacgcgcgctcgatatgttccatctcgactgccacagccgcatatccacctcatgcgccgcaagcgggcgaatgggattagtggaagcgtgggcgcgagaaacgagggagcgagatagtgggcgcgggaagcgaggagccgggcacagcgttggcaagggtataaagacaccgaggaagagatttgcttccttcctttcgccattattccccctgtcttcgccgcttgcgccctaactccttctttcctgtgccctaccttcgccacacgcgctcgctctcaaacatctcttcttccggcgtcatggcacggggctccgctccgctcGATGGTAGcatgctgccgccttcccgcatcgtgagcgagaggcaggtcAGGCTGCcacgccgcttcatgccggaatctgccaccggccgggagatagtcacgctgggcgagggacgcccggcgccacactacccggggcggtctgtcttcttcctcccttttgcaatggcagggctggttccgccattttcttctttcttcatggatgttctggagttttacgacctccagatggcgcacctcacccccaacgcggtaatgacattggcaatcttcgcacacctgtgcgagatgttcatcggggtgcgcccatcccttcggctgttccggtggttcttcaccgtacagccggtgtcaccgccgtcggtggtcggtggctgctacttccagccgcgggggccggtgctgaaccgctacattccctgcgtcctccgcaagaagtgggatgactggaagagcgactggttctacacccccctcgccgacgaagcgcgcctccgacttccgagccagcccccagcgcaggcctccaactggcgggcgccggtagatctgggagatggctacgacgccgtcctcaaCCGCCTGACGGGCCTGCGATCCTAGGGGCTCACAGGGGTCATGGTGTACGgtgactaccttcgtcgccggatcgcgccactccagcggcgcgcccggggcgcctgggagtacaccgggtccgaggactgtatgaggacccaccggggggtcaaatgggactgggtccctgaagacttcaaggtaatgatccaacgggtgctgaatcttagctccgtggaggcatccctcatcccccaaggagtcctccccctctgcagcgatccagatcgcgccaacatcctgaccatcatgacggcggtcggggcctcagaggagcgagctcctAAGGGCCATGATGGTGCAAGCGGGAGTCGCAAGGGAGATCAATCTACCCcaagagggggtcgtgcttccgGGCCCCGTGATGGGGgctcggggggcagccgccctgccgacgcccgagggaagaggaagcaagagggtacctcctccccatctcctccccaagggggcggggcggcgcgtgtcagcagcaggcgcctagagggggccacgccgacgccgcagcccgagggggagcggaagaagaaacggctccgcaagatgggggggacagaaccatcccggggaaaccttatttcccctccaaggtggtcgtttaaccgaccccctcgcaggttcgtcccacgcccattgtagctgtattcattctcccagCGCGAGTTTTCattcacccatcttgtttgtcttctggcttttcttctgcatcagcgagatcccgtcgtaTCCTTCTTGCCAATCCAAGTCCGGCTAATCTGAGGCCGAGAATGCGGCGACCACGGAgacccggaggcgggaatctgaccggcgagaagccgcggatcgcctacgggaagccgaggaggccgcccgggaggccgcccgggctcgccaggctgaggaagccgctcgggaggaggccagactccgccagaccgaggcgacgacatcctccgaggcaaCCCACGAAACTGATCGGCAAGAAGCCacggatcgccttcgggaagtcgaggaagctgcccaggtggccgtccgagctcgccaagctaaagaagccgctcgggaggaggccagacttcgccaggacgaggcggcgacgacttccgaggcagctcgcgacgaggccgcgggcgcatcgctggggcccactccctcgggcgacgctcggGACCaaccaggtccgggggacatccccgagtccggcacgtccatcggcgggccgagccgcgcggcatcctcaccgaggcggctctcccccacGCCTTctgctgccccactgagcgcagagccccttctgcaggccttgtccgtcgcaaacaccacggtgttggacgtgTTAAGTAcccagatggaggccctgcaagcagagcgggcggagctcgacgccgcatgggcgcgtgtcgaagaggggcgacgctcagtggaggccatggtggaggtgggccgcaaggcacaccgccgacacgtctcagagctcgaagcccgtcggaaggtgctgggggagatcgccaaggaggtggaggaggagcggggggctgccctcatcgccactaccgtgatgaacgaggcgcaggacgccctccgccttcaatacgggagctgggaggcggagctagggaagaagctcgacgccgcccggggggtccttgacgctgccgctgtccgagaacggcgggcggcggagaccgaggcgGCATCCCGGCAGCGTGAAGAAACCCtcgaggcccgtgccatggcgctggaagagcgttcCTGCGTCATGGTGAAGGATCTGGCGGACCGTGAGGCCGCCGTTGCCATTCGGGAGGTCACACTGACGGTGCACGaagccgcctgcgccgaagaggagtccgcactccgcctccgcgaagaTGCGCTCAtcgagcgggagcgagccctAGAGGAGGCTGAGGCCGCGGCGCAAAGGCTGGCGGAGAGCGCGTCCCTCCGTGAGGCTGCGCTAGAGGAACAAGCGCGTCGCAATCTGGaaagtgcccgcgccgagagggccacactgaaccagcgggccgccgaactcgaggcgcaggcgagggagctggatgcaagggcgcgtagcggcggggcggccacgggcgacagcgacctagccgcccgcctcgcagctgccgaacacaccatcgcggatctgcagggcgcgctggattcgtccgccggggaggtcgaggcccttcgcctggcaggcgagatagggcccagcatgcttcgcgacgccgtgtcccgtttagaccgcgccgggcggcaggcgggtctctggggcgggcggactgtgaagtacgccgccaaccaggggggcctcgcccagcgcctctcggagatggccgggactctccagcggctccccaaggagctcgaggggacgattaagtcatcctcgagggacctcgcccgaggggcggtggagctcgtactggcgagttaccaggccggggaccccgacttctccccctggacagcgctggacgagttccctcctgggactgaggacggcgcgcgcgcgcaggtccgggatgccgccgaccatatcgtccacagcttcgagggttcggcccctcggctcgcgttcgccctcaactccgacgaggagggcgatggcggcggtgtgggcgacagtggcgacgaggctggcgacccgggtgcatcggagtgagctCCCAGGCCCCCTCCAATCTTTAaagttttcttcttttctttcttccgaggccttcaggcctcctttttgtatagagtaacttaatctgcaatcaaaataaagaaatttctgtgtcaatttcattttgctatgtgtatgagatgaggatgatctgtgccgtggtccttttgtgtcttagcttgactaagggct encodes:
- the LOC136357544 gene encoding uncharacterized protein; the protein is MEALQAERAELDAAWARVEEGRRSVEAMVEVGRKAHRRHVSELEARRKVLGEIAKEVEEERGAALIATTVMNEAQDALRLQYGSWEAELGKKLDAARGVLDAAAVRERRAAETEAASRQREETLEARAMALEERSCVMVKDLADREAAVAIREVTLTVHEAACAEEESALRLREDALIERERALEEAEAAAQRLAESASLREAALEEQARRNLESARAERATLNQRAAELEAQARELDARARSGGAATGDSDLAARLAAAEHTIADLQGALDSSAGEVEALRLAGEIGPSMLRDAVSRLDRAGRQAGLWGGRTVKYAANQGGLAQRLSEMAGTLQRLPKELEGTIKSSSRDLARGAVELVLASYQAGDPDFSPWTALDEFPPGTEDGARAQVRDAADHIVHSFEGSAPRLAFALNSDEEGDGGGVGDSGDEAGDPGASE